From the genome of Brassica oleracea var. oleracea cultivar TO1000 chromosome C4, BOL, whole genome shotgun sequence:
TTTGGTTGAGACAAAGGTAATTGGGCGATCTTTGAAAACCGCTGCCAGTCCCAAAACATAGGGACCAGTGTCATCAATAATTATGATCTCATCATTATCAGATGGGAGGGGGTCAGTGTCAATCTCCATGATGGTGGATGGGGCTTTAGTCGGGGAGACTTGGATTGGGAGAGGGTCTTTTGGAGGGGTATGAGCTGAAGAGGGAGGAGAAAGGTTTGTGGTGGTAGTAGTGAGGTTAGGAGGAGGAGGGGAGGGGGCAGATGGAGGAGTATTTTCTGAATTTGGAGTTTGGGTGGGAGTATTTTCTCGTGGTTTTTTTCTGTGGTTTACAGGGATCCAGTCATTTGGTCCCCTGGGGCCTTTGGGACAGTTTTTCATGAGATGGCCAGCTGTCTTGCAAGAGTAACAGACAGGTAGGCCAGCAGATGAAGGCTTTTTGGTATGGGCAGGGGGTTCTTTAGTAGAGGGCGGGGCAGGAGGTGGAAGAAGGAGACAGTTTCTCTGGATATGACCAATCTCCTTACAATGGGCACAAATTGGTGGAACCCAAGGGTATTCAATTTCAACGTTTACAAAGGTACCATCCGATCTTCCCACCTCCACGATCTTAGGTAGAGGGATGGTAGTGTCTATCTCAACTTTGACATGGGCAACACTTATGCTAGTTAAGCTTAAGGTCCAGTCGTCTGTTTCCTTTGGATCCCCAATTTGACCCGCAATGTGACTCAGACCTTCAGTGTAGATGAGATCAAACGGGACACCCTTGAGGTGAGCCCATAGTTGGATTTTGTTGAGTGAAGGGGTGAAGCCATCTGGGAATTCCGATCTTGTTGATACATGGAACATCGCAGTATCGACATACTAGAGCCTTTTCAGAAGAACTTTCTCTCTGATAAAGTCATTTGGGATTCTCACATGCACTGAATTCTTCGTGGGGACCATGTGGATTTCTAGGTGTTTGCCTTTCCCCCACATATAGTTTAGAACATTTTGTATGAGGCTATATGCAGGAACTCTCCCAAAGAATCTGCAGACAACAAAGTCCCTATGGAGTTCAGCTCCTCTACGATATACCACATCCGGAATGATGACTCTAGGGACACCTTCTGGAGAGAATGTTTGAGGAGACAGTCTTTTTAGTGTTCTGTCAGTGTTGGCCTTGGCTTTAGAAGCCCAGGAAGTAGAGGATTGAGGGATTGGAGGGGTGTTTGATGGCGAGGGGTGAGGAAGGGGGGCAACAGGTGGGACACTTGCAAGGGGAGGGGTGATAGGAATAGGGAGAATGCCAAAGTTTGGGAAGGAGGAGGAGATTTGTGGAGCAGAGTTTGTGTCGGTAGAAGAAGATCTAAGTTTTTGGTCAGATCTAGGGTTTTGGTCTGGTAGGGGAAGGATGGATGATGAGTAAGCAGCAAGAAGCTGAGTAGTAAAAGAAATAGGGAGGGGTGTTGGAGCAGGACAGGTAGTATGAGTCTCCAAATCCGGAATAGTATTTTGAGTTGAGAAAGAAGGAGGAACAGTACCTGCAGTGGGCACTGAAGCAGTAGAAGAAGGACAGACAGAGGGTTTTGGGGGGTAAGAGCGAGAGGAAGGAAGGGGAGGGAAGTTGGCGGGATCAGGGGGGTCGGGGAGGAGAGGAGGACGGCTAAGATTGCCGGCCGGAGCCGTTGGGTCCAGAGGGGAAGCGAGAGAAAAAGTCAACCAGGGGTTAGCCATTGTAACAATCAGTTACTACCATACCTTTGGAAAATTAGTTCTCTTGGAAGATTAAGCAAGAATCTTATCAAGACGGGGTAAGAT
Proteins encoded in this window:
- the LOC106338068 gene encoding formin-like protein 13; the encoded protein is MFHVSTRSEFPDGFTPSLNKIQLWAHLKGVPFDLIYTEGLSHIAGQIGDPKETDDWTLSLTSISVAHVKVEIDTTIPLPKIVEVGRSDGTFVNVEIEYPWVPPICAHCKEIGHIQRNCLLLPPPAPPSTKEPPAHTKKPSSAGLPVCYSCKTAGHLMKNCPKGPRGPNDWIPVNHRKKPRENTPTQTPNSENTPPSAPSPPPPNLTTTTTNLSPPSSAHTPPKDPLPIQVSPTKAPSTIMEIDTDPLPSDNDEIIIIDDTGPYVLGLAAVFKDRPITFVSTKFGSLPPSPCITSLNPFAPLLTNPSSSDQPSSSSKTRVSFPPETLTPPLPISSSPVQIITPPSTTKPLVVQNSSSSTPVTTVSPSSKEEPHL
- the LOC106338069 gene encoding proline-rich receptor-like protein kinase PERK2 is translated as MANPWLTFSLASPLDPTAPAGNLSRPPLLPDPPDPANFPPLPSSRSYPPKPSVCPSSTASVPTAGTVPPSFSTQNTIPDLETHTTCPAPTPLPISFTTQLLAAYSSSILPLPDQNPRSDQKLRSSSTDTNSAPQISSSFPNFGILPIPITPPLASVPPVAPLPHPSPSNTPPIPQSSTSWASKAKANTDRTLKRLSPQTFSPEGVPRVIIPDVVYRRGAELHRDFVVCRFFGRVPAYSLIQNVLNYMWGKGKHLEIHMVPTKNSVHVRIPNDFIREKVLLKRL